One window of the Rufibacter radiotolerans genome contains the following:
- a CDS encoding four helix bundle protein, which produces MHNFKELKIWQEAMKLAKQVYEVSATFPANERYGLTSQINRAAVSVPSNISEGAGRGSNKEFIQFLNIARGSAFEIETQLLLAQSLGFVSEEQLQPLLQQVSMVQRMINRFKDKLLSDLK; this is translated from the coding sequence ATGCATAATTTTAAAGAGCTTAAGATTTGGCAGGAGGCAATGAAGTTGGCCAAGCAGGTATATGAGGTGTCAGCTACCTTTCCAGCCAATGAAAGATATGGTCTTACATCACAAATTAATAGGGCCGCTGTTTCTGTTCCCTCAAATATTTCGGAAGGAGCAGGGAGAGGCAGTAATAAAGAATTTATTCAGTTCCTAAATATTGCAAGAGGCTCAGCCTTTGAAATAGAAACACAATTGCTACTTGCCCAAAGCCTTGGCTTTGTAAGTGAAGAACAATTACAGCCATTGCTTCAGCAAGTAAGCATGGTGCAACGAATGATAAATAGGTTTAAAGACAAATTGCTCAGTGATTTAAAATAG
- a CDS encoding acyl-CoA dehydrogenase family protein, whose translation MANTESASRTLKGGEFIIKQTNAQDIFIPEDFSEEQRMMAETAQQFVQSEVMPLVERLDNHEEGLMENLMKKAGELGLFGVAIPEEYGGLDMDFNSSLLVTESVGSGHSFPVAFAAHTGIGMLPILYFGTEEQKAKYLPKLTTGEWTASYCLTEPGSGSDALAAKTKAILDVEGENFVLNGQKMWITNAGFADVFIVFAQVDGDKFTGFIVEKGYEGLSLGPEEHKMGIKGSSTRQVFLTDCKVPMSNVLGEIGKGHLIAFNILNIGRIKLAAACLGACKAVTDLSVKYANERIQFKIPISKFGAIRHKLAEQAIRIFAVESALYRCGHDIHNKEQELLAAGKNYNEAVLEAAREFAVEAAILKVDSSETLDYVVDEGVQIYGGYGFSADYPMDRAYRDARINRIFEGTNEINRMLIVDMILKKGLKGELDLMGPAAAVQQELMEIPDFGDEDTTLFAAEKKAVEKFKKATLLTAGTAVQKFMMTLEKEQEVLMYIADMAIQTYLAESALLRVEKLVGQGGEEAHARQLDMVRVIINDAADRINKAGKEAIAAMSEPGDEQKLLLIGLKRFTKLEPFNTKEARRRIAAEMIKENEFVY comes from the coding sequence ATGGCAAATACAGAATCAGCATCTAGAACGCTCAAAGGCGGTGAGTTCATCATCAAACAAACCAACGCCCAGGACATATTCATCCCGGAGGATTTCTCTGAGGAGCAGCGCATGATGGCCGAGACGGCCCAGCAGTTTGTACAGTCTGAGGTAATGCCCCTGGTGGAGCGCCTGGATAACCATGAGGAAGGCCTCATGGAGAACCTCATGAAGAAGGCCGGGGAACTAGGTCTGTTCGGGGTGGCCATTCCTGAGGAATATGGTGGGCTGGACATGGACTTCAACTCGTCCTTGCTGGTGACCGAGTCCGTGGGCTCCGGGCACTCGTTTCCGGTGGCGTTTGCGGCGCATACGGGTATTGGTATGCTCCCTATCCTGTACTTCGGTACGGAGGAGCAGAAAGCCAAATACCTTCCTAAGTTGACCACTGGGGAGTGGACCGCTTCTTACTGCCTAACCGAGCCAGGCTCGGGGTCAGATGCGCTGGCCGCCAAGACCAAAGCCATTCTGGATGTGGAAGGCGAGAACTTTGTGCTGAATGGCCAGAAGATGTGGATCACCAACGCCGGCTTCGCCGATGTCTTCATTGTGTTCGCGCAGGTAGACGGCGACAAGTTCACGGGCTTTATTGTGGAGAAAGGCTATGAAGGCCTGAGCTTGGGTCCCGAGGAACACAAGATGGGTATCAAAGGCTCCTCTACCCGCCAGGTCTTCCTCACCGACTGCAAAGTACCCATGAGTAATGTGCTGGGCGAGATTGGCAAAGGCCACCTGATTGCTTTCAACATCTTGAACATCGGGCGTATTAAGCTGGCCGCTGCCTGTCTGGGCGCCTGTAAAGCAGTCACAGATTTGTCAGTGAAGTATGCCAATGAGCGTATTCAGTTCAAGATTCCAATCTCCAAGTTTGGCGCCATCCGTCATAAACTAGCCGAGCAGGCCATCCGGATTTTCGCCGTGGAGTCTGCTTTGTACCGTTGCGGACATGACATTCATAACAAAGAGCAGGAGCTGCTGGCCGCTGGTAAAAACTACAATGAAGCTGTTCTGGAAGCCGCCCGTGAGTTTGCCGTAGAAGCCGCTATCCTGAAAGTAGACAGCTCTGAAACCCTGGATTATGTGGTAGACGAAGGTGTGCAGATTTACGGAGGCTACGGCTTCTCCGCTGATTACCCCATGGACCGCGCATACCGCGATGCCCGTATCAACCGCATCTTTGAAGGCACCAATGAGATCAACCGCATGCTTATTGTGGACATGATTCTGAAGAAAGGCCTCAAAGGCGAACTGGACCTGATGGGCCCGGCCGCCGCCGTGCAGCAGGAACTCATGGAAATCCCTGACTTCGGTGACGAGGACACCACGCTGTTTGCCGCAGAGAAAAAAGCCGTGGAGAAATTCAAGAAAGCCACCTTGCTCACCGCCGGTACCGCCGTGCAAAAGTTCATGATGACCCTAGAAAAAGAGCAGGAAGTCTTGATGTACATAGCTGATATGGCCATCCAGACCTACTTAGCAGAGTCTGCTTTGCTACGGGTAGAGAAACTTGTAGGCCAAGGCGGTGAAGAAGCCCACGCTCGCCAACTGGACATGGTACGCGTGATCATCAATGACGCCGCCGACCGCATCAACAAAGCCGGCAAAGAAGCCATCGCTGCCATGAGCGAGCCTGGTGACGAGCAGAAACTGTTACTCATTGGCCTGAAGCGCTTTACTAAACTGGAGCCGTTCAACACCAAGGAAGCCCGCCGCCGTATTGCCGCTGAGATGATTAAGGAAAACGAGTTTGTGTACTAA
- a CDS encoding acetyl-CoA C-acyltransferase translates to MQTAYIVAGFRTAVGKAPRGVFRFTRPDDLAADVIKHLLASVPQLDPARVDDLLVGNAVPEAEQGLQMGRMISLLALPINVPGAIMNRYCGSGIETIATAAFKIQAGMADCIIAGGTESMSMVPVVGWKTAPNYKIAKEHPEYYLSMGLTAEAVANDFKVSREDQDAFAFASHQKAIRAIEEGRFKDQIVPINVEETYLDENGKKKTRSYVVDTDEGPRADTSLEKLAKLRPVFAANGSVTAGNSSQTSDGAAFTIVMSERMVKELNLEPIARLVSYATEGIDPRIMGMGPIKAIPKALKNAGMSLQDIDLFELNEAFASQSIAVQRELGIDPEKLNPNGGAIALGHPLGCSGAKLSVQLFSELRRQNKKFGMVTACVGGGQGVAGIYELLR, encoded by the coding sequence ATGCAAACTGCCTATATAGTTGCCGGATTCAGAACAGCCGTGGGGAAAGCGCCCCGTGGGGTCTTCCGTTTTACCCGGCCCGATGACCTGGCCGCCGATGTGATCAAGCATTTGCTTGCCTCGGTGCCGCAACTGGACCCCGCCCGCGTAGATGACCTGTTGGTGGGTAACGCGGTGCCTGAGGCCGAGCAAGGCCTGCAGATGGGCCGCATGATTTCCCTGCTGGCCCTGCCTATTAACGTGCCCGGCGCCATTATGAACCGCTACTGCGGCTCCGGTATTGAGACCATCGCTACCGCCGCCTTTAAGATTCAGGCCGGCATGGCCGATTGTATCATCGCCGGAGGCACCGAGTCTATGAGCATGGTGCCGGTAGTTGGCTGGAAAACCGCCCCTAACTACAAAATAGCCAAGGAGCACCCAGAATACTACCTGAGCATGGGCCTGACCGCCGAAGCCGTGGCCAATGACTTTAAAGTAAGCCGCGAAGACCAGGATGCCTTTGCCTTCGCCTCGCACCAGAAAGCCATCAGGGCCATTGAAGAAGGCCGGTTCAAGGACCAGATTGTGCCCATTAACGTGGAGGAAACCTACCTGGACGAGAACGGCAAAAAGAAAACCCGCTCATACGTGGTAGACACCGATGAAGGCCCCCGCGCCGACACCTCTCTGGAGAAACTGGCTAAACTTCGGCCGGTATTTGCCGCCAACGGAAGCGTGACCGCCGGTAACTCGTCCCAGACCTCAGACGGGGCTGCCTTTACCATTGTCATGAGCGAGCGCATGGTGAAAGAACTGAACCTGGAGCCTATCGCCCGCCTGGTGTCTTACGCCACCGAAGGCATTGACCCGCGCATTATGGGCATGGGACCCATTAAAGCCATTCCGAAGGCCTTGAAAAATGCCGGCATGAGTCTGCAAGACATTGACCTTTTTGAATTGAACGAAGCCTTCGCCTCCCAATCCATTGCCGTGCAGCGCGAACTAGGCATTGACCCGGAGAAACTGAACCCTAATGGCGGCGCCATCGCTTTAGGCCACCCACTGGGCTGCTCCGGCGCCAAACTCAGCGTGCAACTTTTTAGCGAACTCCGCCGCCAGAACAAGAAGTTTGGTATGGTGACCGCCTGCGTAGGCGGCGGCCAGGGTGTGGCAGGTATTTATGAACTGTTGCGCTAG